A genomic stretch from Nilaparvata lugens isolate BPH chromosome 8, ASM1435652v1, whole genome shotgun sequence includes:
- the LOC111054536 gene encoding pre-mRNA-processing factor 6: MTAPPAALVNRNKKHFMGIPAPLGYVAGVGRGATGFTTRSDIGPARDANDVSDDRHAPPSKRKKKEEEEDDDEDLNDSNYDEFTGYGGSLFSKDPYDKDDEEADMIYEEIDKRMDEKRKEYREKRLKEELERYRQERPKIQQQFSDLKRGLVTVSEDEWKSIPEVGDARNRKTRNPRAEKFTPLPDSVLSRNLGGESSTSINPTSGIMSAIPHGTATPGMLTPTGDLDLRKMGQARNTLMNVKLNQVSDSVEGQTVVDPKGYLTDLQSMIPTYGGDISDIKKARLLLKSVRETNPNHPPAWVASARLEEVTGKLQAARNLIMKGCEDNPKSEDLWLEAARLQPPDTARGVIAQAVRHIPTSVRIWIKAADLETETKAKRRVYRKALENIPNSVRLWKAAVELEDPEDARILLSRAVECCPTSVDLWLALARLETYENARKVLNKARENIPTDRQIWTTAAKLEEANGNVTMVGKIIERAIASLSANGVEINREHWFKEAVEAEKAGSVHCCQAIIKAIIGQGVEEEDRKHTWMEDADSCAAQAAFECARAVYAHALATFPSKKSIWLRAAYFEKNNGTRESLESLLQRAVAHCPKSEVLWLMGAKSKWMAGDVPAARGILSLAFQANPNSEEIWLAAVKLESENSEYERARRLLAKARASAPTPRVMMKSAKLEWCLNNLDLSLHLLDEAIKVFPDYAKLWMMKGQIEEQQGDLNKAWDTYNKAIKKCTSSVPLWLMLCGLEERRKNMTKARSVLEKGRLRNPCCDRLWLEAVRIEFRAGMRDIANTLMAKALQECPSSGILWAEAIFLEPRPQRKTKSVDALKRCEHDPHVLLAVSKLFWCESKMQKCRDWFNRTVKIEPDLGDAWAYYYKFELLNGTEEAQEDVKKRCIAAEPHHGEYWCAVSKNIKNWRLNTEHVLVLVAKELPIPI, translated from the coding sequence atgACTGCCCCACCAGCAGCGTTAGTCAACCGTAACAAAAAACATTTCATGGGCATCCCAGCTCCGCTAGGTTATGTTGCCGGAGTTGGTCGTGGAGCCACAGGATTTACAACACGTTCCGATATTGGTCCAGCTCGAGACGCTAATGACGTTTCCGACGACCGTCATGCCCCGCCCAGTAAACgcaagaagaaagaggaagaagaggacgaTGATGAGGACTTGAACGACAGCAATTACGACGAATTCACAGGGTATGGAGGGTCTTTATTTAGTAAGGATCCTTATGACAAGGACGATGAAGAAGCGGACATGATCTACGAGGAGATTGATAAACGTATGGATGAAAAACGGAAAGAGTATCGTGAAAAACGTTTGAAGGAGGAGTTGGAGAGGTATCGTCAAGAACGTCCCAAAATTCAGCAACAGTTCAGCGATTTGAAACGTGGATTAGTCACAGTTAGCGAGGATGAATGGAAGAGTATCCCTGAGGTGGGTGACGCTAGAAATCGTAAAACGAGGAACCCCAGAGCTGAAAAATTTACGCCTCTCCCCGACTCTGTGTTGTCTAGAAACCTGGGAGGGGAGTCTTCAACATCAATCAACCCTACTAGTGGTATTATGAGCGCCATACCACACGGAACCGCCACACCAGGTATGTTAACTCCTACAGGTGACCTAGATTTACGAAAAATGGGCCAAGCCCGCAACACACTTATGAACGTCAAACTAAACCAGGTTTCTGATTCGGTTGAGGGTCAAACTGTGGTTGATCCTAAGGGGTATCTGACAGATTTACAGAGTATGATACCGACTTACGGAGGGGATATCAGTGATATTAAAAAAGCCAGGTTGTTGTTGAAATCTGTGAGGGAGACTAACCCCAATCATCCCCCAGCTTGGGTAGCATCGGCGAGATTGGAGGAGGTGACAGGTAAACTACAAGCTGCCCGGAATTTGATCATGAAAGGTTGTGAAGACAACCCGAAATCTGAGGATCTTTGGTTGGAAGCGGCCCGTCTACAACCACCGGACACTGCTAGAGGCGTCATCGCTCAAGCTGTACGTCACATTCCGACATCGGTACGAATTTGGATTAAGGCTGCGGATTTAGAGACAGAAACTAAGGCAAAACGTCGTGTCTACCGTAAGGCACTGGAAAACATCCCCAACTCCGTCCGTCTCTGGAAGGCAGCTGTGGAGTTGGAGGACCCTGAGGACGCCCGTATCTTACTCAGTCGTGCCGTCGAATGTTGTCCCACAAGCGTCGATCTCTGGCTAGCGTTGGCGAGGTTGGAAACCTATGAAAACGCGCGGAAAGTACTGAACAAAGCGCGCGAGAACATCCCCACAGATCGACAAATCTGGACCACAGCTGCTAAGCTAGAGGAGGCCAACGGTAATGTTACAATGGTGGGGAAGATCATAGAGCGTGCGATAGCTTCGTTGAGCGCTAACGGCGTGGAGATCAACAGGGAACACTGGTTCAAGGAGGCGGTTGAAGCGGAGAAAGCGGGATCTGTACACTGTTGTCAAGCTATCATCAAAGCGATAATTGGGCAGGGTGTGGAGGAGGAAGATAGGAAACACACCTGGATGGAGGACGCGGATTCCTGCGCTGCACAAGCTGCATTCGAATGCGCGCGTGCAGTCTACGCGCATGCGCTAGCGACGTTCCCTAGTAAGAAGTCTATCTGGTTGCGCGCGGCGTACTTCGAGAAAAACAACGGCACTCGTGAGTCATTGGAGTCTTTGTTACAACGCGCAGTCGCACATTGTCCCAAGTCGGAAGTGTTGTGGTTGATGGGGGCGAAATCTAAATGGATGGCAGGGGATGTACCAGCTGCTAGAGGTATATTATCGTTAGCATTTCAAGCCAACCCTAACTCGGAGGAGATTTGGTTAGCTGCGGTGAAACTGGAGTCTGAGAATTCGGAGTATGAACGTGCACGTCGGCTCTTAGCTAAAGCACGAGCTTCCGCCCCCACTCCTCGCGTCATGATGAAGTCCGCGAAGCTCGAATGGTGTCTCAATAACCTCGACCTCTCACTACACCTCCTCGACGAGGCGATCAAAGTCTTCCCCGACTACGCGAAGCTCTGGATGATGAAGGGTCAGATCGAGGAACAACAGGGGGACCTCAATAAGGCATGGGACACCTACAACAAAGCCATCAAAAAGTGCACATCTTCTGTCCCGCTCTGGTTGATGCTCTGTGGCCTGGAGGAACGGAGAAAGAACATGACTAAGGCGAGATCCGTATTGGAGAAGGGTCGTCTCAGGAACCCTTGTTGTGACAGGTTGTGGCTGGAGGCTGTCCGCATAGAATTCCGCGCCGGTATGCGGGATATCGCCAACACTTTAATGGCAAAAGCGCTACAAGAATGCCCAAGTTCTGGGATCCTATGGGCGGAAGCTATATTTTTGGAACCCCGCCCCCAACGTAAAACTAAAAGTGTCGACGCACTGAAAAGATGTGAACATGATCCCCATGTTCTACTAGCTGTTTCGAAACTTTTCTGGTGTGAGAGTAAGATGCAGAAATGTCGGGATTGGTTTAACCGTACGGTAAAGATTGAACCAGACCTGGGAGATGCCTGGGCGTATTACTACAAGTTTGAGCTGTTGAATGGGACGGAGGAGGCTCAGGAAGATGTGAAAAAGCGGTGCATTGCGGCTGAACCCCATCATGGAGAATATTGGTGTGCCGTTTCCAAAAATATCAAGAACTGGAGGCTAAATACTGAGCATGTACTAGTATTAGTCGCTAAGGAGTTGCCGATACCTATTTAA